The Solea solea chromosome 19, fSolSol10.1, whole genome shotgun sequence genome has a window encoding:
- the LOC131446557 gene encoding 2-oxoglutarate dehydrogenase complex component E1-like, producing MHRLRTTVARLRPLAATQTVQNVPQVGSSSALRGSLRTFQLVRRLNTSVTAEPFLNGTSSNYVEEMYYAWLEDPNNVHKSWDVFFRNVNAGVPPGGAYQSPPPLSGPSQGLTRVQHQVGAGQNLEKLVKDHLAVQSLIRAYQVRGHHIAKLDPLEISCVDFDDAPCTVGLQNVGFYGLAESDLDKVFRLPTTTFIGGSESTLPLREIVQRLEMAYCQHVGVEFMFINNLEQCQWIRHKFETPGVMHFSLEEKRTLLARMIQSTRFEDFLQRKFSSEKRFGLEGCESLIPALKTIIDKSSQSGVESVIMGMPHRGRLNVLANVIRKDLEQIFCQFESKLEAADEGSGDVKYHLGMYHKTMNHASKRDITMSLMANPSHLEAVDPVVQGKTKAEQFYCGDTEGKKVMSILLHGDAAFAGQGIVYETFHLSDLPSYTTHGTIHVVVNNQIGFTTDPRMARSSPYPTDVARVVNAPIFHVNADDPEAVMYVCGVAAEWRNTFHKDVVVDLVCYRRNGHNEMDEPMFTQPLMYKQVKKQKGVLQKFAEKLITDGVVTAQAYEEEVARYDKICEEAYARSKDEKILHIKHWLDSPWPGFFTLEGQPKSMSCPSTGISEEELGHIGNIAASVPVEDFTIHGGLTRILKGRADMLSQRVCDWALGEYMAFGSLLKDRIHIRLSGQDVERGTFSHRHHVLHDQNVDKRICIPMNYMSPDQAPYTVCNSCLSEYGVLGFELGFAMASPNALVLWEAQFGDFNNTAQCIIDQFISSGQAKWVRHNGIVLLLPHGMEGMGPEHSSARPERFLQMCNDDPDVFPKLTEDVAVRQLYDCNWIVVNCSTPANYFHVLRRQILLPFRKPLIVFTPKSLLRHPEARSSFDDMLPGTSFKRVIPDDGPVASSPEKVKRVIFCSGKIYYELIRERKSRGMDDAVAVVRIEQLSPFPFDLVKAETERFLKADLVWCQEEHKNQGYYDYVKPRLHTTIHSTRHLWYAGRDPAAAPATGNKHTHVTELQRLLDTALDLEAFSPNV from the exons CGGCGACACAGACAGTCCAGAATGTCCCGCAGGTCGGATCATCATCTGCGCTCCGTGGCAGTTTAAGGACGTTTCAGCTTGTGCGGCGTCTGAACACATCTGTGACTGCCGAGCCCTTTCTCAATGGCACCAGCTCTAACTATGTGGAGGAGATGTACTACGCGTGGCTGGAGGATCCCAACAATGTGCACAAG TCCTGGGATGTATTTTTCCGCAACGTTAATGCAGGCGTTCCTCCTGGTGGAGCCTACCAGAGCCCTCCCCCCCTCAGTGGACCTTCTCAGGGACTGACCAGGGTCCAGCATCAGGTGGGGGCTGGACAGAACCTGGAGAAACTGGTGAAGGATCATCTAGCAGTACAGTCACTCATACGAGCATATCAG GTCCGAGGGCATCACATAGCCAAGTTGGACCCGCTGGAAATCAGCTGTGTGGACTTTGACGATGCTCCGTGTACCGTTGGTCTGCAGAACGTCG GTTTTTATGGACTGGCTGAGTCGGACCTGGACAAAGTGTTCCGTCTTCCCACCACCACCTTCATCGGTGGCAGTGAAAGCACTCTGCCGCTCAGAGAGATTGTTCAGCGCCTCGAG aTGGCGTACTGTCAGCACGTCGGAGTGGAGTTCATGTTCATTAACAACTTGGAGCAGTGTCAGTGGATCAGACACAAGTTTGAGACTCCAGGCGTCATGCACTTCAGtctggaggagaagaggacTCTGTTGGCCCGGATGATCCAATCCACCAG GTTTGAGGATTTTCTGCAGAGGAAGTTTTCCTCGGAGAAGCGTTTCGGTCTGGAAGGCTGCGAGTCGCTCATACCAGCGCTCAAGACCATCATCGACAAGTCCAGTCAGAGCGGCGTGGAGAGTGTGATCATGGGAATGCCTCACAG AGGTCGTCTCAACGTGCTGGCCAACGTCATCCGCAAAGACCTCGAACAAATCTTCTGCCAGTTTGAATCCAAGCTGGAGGCTGCGGATGAG GGATCAGGTGATGTGAAATATCACCTGGGGATGTATCACAAGACGATGAACCACGCGAGCAAGAGGGACATCACAATGTCCCTCATGGCGAACCCGTCTCACCTGGAGGCGGTGGACCCTGTGGTGCAGGGGAAGACCAAAGCTGAGCAGTTCTACTGCGGAGACACCGAGGGCAAGAAG GTGATGTCCATCCTGCTGCATGGAGACGCTGCATTCGCAGGACAGGGCATCGTGTACGAGACCTTCCACCTGTCTGACCTGCCCTCCTACACCACCCATGGCACCATACACGTGGTGGTCAACAACCAG ATCGGCTTCACCACAGACCCCAGGATGGCTCGGTCATCGCCGTACCCCACAGACGTAGCTCGGGTCGTGAACGCTCCCATCTTCCACGTCAATGCCGACGACCCGGAGGCCGTGATGTATGTGTGCGGAGTAGCAGCCGAGTGGAGGAACACGTTCCACAAGGATGTTGTGGTAGATCTG GTGTGTTACAGACGGAACGGCCACAATGAGATGGACGAGCCCATGTTCACTCAGCCACTGATGTACAAGCAGGTCAAGAAGCAGAAGGGAGTCCTGCAGAAGTTTGCTGAGAAACTCATCACTGATGGAGTCGTCACAGCACAAGCATACGAG GAGGAAGTGGCCAGGTACGACAAAATCTGCGAGGAGGCGTACGCTCGCTCCAAAGACGAGAAGATCCTTCACATCAAACACTGGCTCGACTCACCGTGGCCTG gTTTCTTCACTCTGGAGGGTCAACCTAAAAGTATGAGCTGCCCTTCGACCGGCATCAGTGAAGAGGAGCTCGGCCACATCGGAAACATCGCTGCCTCAGTCCCGGTGGAAGATTTCACCATCCATGGAG GGTTGACTCGTATCCTGAAGGGCCGCGCTGACATGCTGAGTCAGCGAGTGTGTGACTGGGCTCTCGGCGAGTACATGGCCTTTGGCTCTCTGCTCAAAGACCGGATCCACATACGTCTCAGTGGACAGGATGTGGAGAGGGGCACTTTCAG CCACCGGCACCATGTTCTTCACGACCAGAACGTCGATAAGAGGATCTGCATCCCCATGAACTACATGTCACCTGACCAGGCTCCTTACACTGTCTGCAACAGTTGTCTGTCTGAATATGGAGTACTGG GTTTTGAACTGGGCTTCGCCATGGCAAGTCCCAACGCTCTCGTCCTGTGGGAGGCCCAGTTTGGAGACTTCAATAACACGGCTCAGTGTATCATTGACCAGTTCATCAGCTCGGGTCAGGCCAAGTGGGTCAGGCACAACGGCATAGTGCTGCTGCTCCCTCACGGCATGGAGGGAATG GGTCCAGAGCACTCGTCCGCCCGTCCTGAGAGGTTCCTGCAGATGTGCAATGATGACCCTGATGTTTTCCCT AAACTGACGGAGGACGTGGCGGTTCGTCAGCTGTACGACTGTAACTGGATCGTCGTCAACTGCTCTACGCCTGCAAATTACTTCCATGTTCTGCGCAGACAGATCCTGCTGCCCTTCAGGAAACCT CTCATCGTGTTCACTCCAAAGTCGTTGCTGCGCCACCCAGAGGCCAGGTCCAGCTTCGATGACATGCTGCCAG GCACCTCCTTCAAACGTGTCATCCCTGATGATGGACCTGTCGCCTCCAGCCCAGAGAAAGTCAAGAGAGTCATCTTCTGCTCCGGAAAGATCTACTACGAGCTGATTCGTGAGCGAAAGAGCAGAGGCATGGACGATGCTGTCGCCGTCGTCCGCATCGAACAG CTCTCTCCTTTCCCCTTCGACCTGGTGAAAGCTGAGACCGAGCGCTTTCTCAAAGCGGATCTCGTCTGGTGTCAGGAAGAGCACAAGAACCAGGGCTATTATGACTATGTCAAGCCCCGCCTCCACACCACCATCCACTCCACGCGGCACCTGTG GTACGCTGGCCGCGACCCCGCAGCAGCTCCAGCCACcgggaacaaacacactcacGTCACAGAGCTGCAGCGTTTACTCGACACGGCGCTGGATCTCGAGGCTTTCTCACCAAACGTCTAG